In Trichomycterus rosablanca isolate fTriRos1 chromosome 2, fTriRos1.hap1, whole genome shotgun sequence, the genomic window TTTTGTTGATGAGGCTTGTTTGCAATCTCCAGCAAACATAAATCTGTTGTAACAGGCTGTTGCAATAACAATAGTACCTGGACGTCCCCGGAAAAGATGTGggcttaaaggcagcatatgttgttctTAAATCTcaattctgcattaatgctgccatcacagaagtgtaaattacctttgccaagggcacttaAGGTAtaactccataccatgacagaccctgggttttaatttgttgctgataacagtctggatggtccttttcttctctgtctgtcttttattgtgtcatggtccatctcagatgccCCAGAGACCAAGGAACTCTATGTCATTTTTAGGCATGGTTACCATAAGGTTTCTTTTCTACACAGTAGAGTTTTAAGTTGCACttgtaaatgtaactctgtattgtagtgcttgacaaaggttgccaaagtaatccctcacccatatCAGCTTGTAATAAATGACGATTCTTAATACAGTGCCTTTTGAGAGATTGGAAATCACAGGTGTTCATCTTAGGCTTGTGCCTTTGCCTTTTAGGCAGTGAAATTCTTCCAGAATTCTTAAATATTACAGTAGTATtatgcaaaatatatttttCATTCAATTTTGGTACTATTTTATatcaattcattttattttcacatttcttTTGATGTTTGATGTCTTATTTTATCAGATTTTATGTTTTCAGATTCACatcttatttttttcagtttcagatcttttttttcacttttagatcattttttCAGACTGAGAGGGGCGTGGTATAATGAGTGACAGAATAACAAAAAAGGCTGAGGTCCTTCCTTAATGTTGCCTGCATGCAATATGACTCAACACGGTCAGGAACCATCTGTAAGGAAAATGGCATCAGTCCATTACATGGTGTTACCCACTCACCCATGCATTCACTCAGTTACATgttggggcaatttagagcagccattgccctttctgcatgtttttttgggAGGTGAAAGGTATGACCCTTGACCTATGTTGCTGTGCAACAAGTACACTGCTGTTTTGCCGTGCTGTCCCTAATAGAATGTAGAGCTTGATAATTAGAAACAAATTCAATATGCAAAAGGTTACCTCTTTtttcaagagttcaagagaggctttattgtcatttcagctgttaacaagtacatattgaaatgaaacaacattTCTCCAGGATCAGGGttcaacacagaacacaagtgcaaaacattacagtatacacagtgcagataaaaaaacactacaatGAATACGAgaacctacaataaatacaagagacatttctaatctaaagaaaCTAAGGGGGGTGGAACCAAAGGCAAGTGTAGTGCTGGCTAGGACATGGTACTAAAAAACCTATTCTGATATACaattagcagcgtagggtttatatagcatcAGATACATTAAAGAGATATTAGAGACTGGGTATTTTTGTGCTTTAATACCCAGTATTATAAAATGTATAGAGGTTACATATATGAAGAATTTAAATGGACATAGGGTCTATCCGAAAacttagtgagctctctacatagacagcattttacatcatcctatacACATGAGAAAAaggctgtctgaattcttagatgccctaAAATGCTGCCTGCTAAGGTGCCTCATTTTGAAGCGATAATCTAACtaaataacaagggagcatccaatgcttccttagcagtgaaggcaatcccagcattcagtgcggcacaacttttctcacacaaaaaaaattaaaaatttgcCGGATGAATGCGGAGTAACAATGTGAGTTCCATTCATAGGTAAATAAATGTgacagtgacagtttaaccgttttcggtacacggagggagatgttagctggcatgctagtgagttgtgccacctcagcccattggtttgaatggcctgaggctaaccaTGTTAGCCTAGTACGTGAAAACTGCGGTGATCGcagtaatcactgtctaagtagtgcgtctgaataacctgccttataatttTGATGTCTCATTAGAAtcttctctacttaggcagctgtctaggtaggcagcaaggcagctaggttttcaaacagacccataAGTCACTGCATTTTGAGAGCTGATTAATTGTGATTTCTGTCAAATAAGTTTCTTTTTGTCTTACCTACACAGGTCTAAGTGGAGGATGAGAACGAATCGGCTTGCCATGACCTTTCGTCGTGCTATGAGGCTTGCTTGAATGGCCTGATTGGCTGGCAGCGCCGGGATTATGCTGACGTGTGTCCAGCATGACTCCGCTGGACCTGTGGCTCTCGCGCTCTATCCCCATGTGCCTCCTGCTGCAGAGCCTGGTGCTCATGGCTCTCTGCTTTCCATCGGCCAGCATGTGCCCCAAAGGGTGTGTGTGCCAGCGGGCCGAATACCCACCGTACGGTCTAAATGTTACCTGCAGCCAGGCACGGTTAAAGGAGATCCCGTCAGACCTTCCTGCAGATACGGTCCTACTCCAGCTGGACCGTAACCACATTCAGGCCGTGCCTGAACGTGCCTTCCAGGACCTAAGAATGCTGCGCAGGCTCAACTTGTCCCATAATGCAGTGGAGACGCTGGGAGAGAGTGCCTTTGTCGGCCTGGAGGGTTCACTGGAGCTGCTTGACCTGTCACATAACCGTATAGTTAGCGTGCACAAGGATGCATTTGCGAGGCTAAAAGCACGTGTGCTGGTGCATGACAACCCATGGCACTGCGACTGTGCTCTGCAGCAGGCACTTGGTGGCATGGCGCATAATCATGAGGCAGCGGCCCGCGTGCTGTGCCGCAGCTCGGAGCTGAGGGACCAAGAGGGACGACCGTTCCTAGCTGTGGATGCAGATTTGTGCAATCTGGCCAGACGAACCACTGACTACGCCATGCTGGTGACCATGTTCGGTTGGTTCGCCATGGTCATCTCTTATGTGGTCTACTACGTCAGGCAAAACCAAGAAGATGCACGGCGGCACTTGGAGTATCTTAAGTCACTACCAAGCAAACCCAGGAAGCCAGATGAACCAGAGGACATCAGTACCGTGATGTGAAGGCATTGTTTTTGCCAATAATGCCTTGACTTAGTGGGCATAAAAAGACTAAAGAAGCCAGCAATGGATTTCTGAGAGCAATTTTGTCTTACTAAAACTGATACCAACTCCAAATGTAGTCTTAATACTCATTGTGTCTTCTCTTTTTCTAGTTGTGTGTAACTATTACATAGGCCGAGTATTTAGGGAATTTGTAATGCTCTTCCTGCCTCTGTGTTCATAATACATTCCTTTAAATTTGCATCAGTGTGTTAATCACTATGGGTCATATTCAGAGTTCCAGTCAGAATGTTACAAGATACATCAAATGATATGATGGGAATGTTATATGTTAGAACACACAGGTGCTTAAGTTTATTTTTGATACAGCTCTCACCTCCTTGGTTGCCAGGTTTTTCTTGACTGGGGTATTgctttcagttttattttaatagtctagtatttaaattttttactgaCTACATCCTTCGTAACTAAGCACAAAGCAGAGCCGGAGTCAGAAAATTAAGATATTTTAAAATAGGGAAGATTTAATGGTTGAAAATTGCTATATAATGGCAAAAACAGAAGGGTGCATTTTGTATTATCCACAATTTGAATACTATAAACCCAGCCACATGCACTTGAGTCAACTCTGGATGTGGCCTTCCTTTGAGAAATGGAAAAATTGAGTAAATGACCTCTTTTCGAATGTGTGATTCAAGTTTTATCCTGGATTTATTAGGTCCTAATCTAGCCGCACCTCTCAATTCTCATGCATTGGCAGCCCCCCTGGGTCATGCGGTTCAAATATATGTTAGTTTACAGCTTTAAATTTTGTTGACTCATTTCTGTGATTCAGGTTGACAAAACTGCTGGGGCTATCCATCCCTGTTTATACATTCTCTGATGAGGTGTGTTTAATGACTGCCTTGCTTTGCAACTTAGCCAGTCCAtcgtagggcagacacacatacacacacccattcacctatagggcaattcagtatctccaattaacctgagctcccagaggaaacccacgcagacatggggagaacatgcaaactctgcacagaaaggacccagaccgccccacctggagatcgaacccaggaccttcttgctgtgaggcgacagggctagtggacaataaacataaaattttGTAGAaatgagatctcgaatacatcgtatcgaatctcggctctgcctgccggctgaggctgagcagctacatgaacaacaattggcctgttgttcaggtaggggcgggattaagccggatggggactctctctctcagactaatgcgattactacctctgctggctggttggtggcgcctgcacggagatgggaatagagtgcggtagagggtgtggctctccgtacacagcgctgtactgcactgcacttgtcaagtgtaggtgataagatgttcgatcgCTCTCcaagcagggaccagcattagtgagaggatgattgacaggccgaaattggatgcgctaaagtgggagttAAAAAAGGGGGGGGATGTTGTAGTAGGTAAAGCAGCCAGAATTAAAAATGTGTAACTAAATACTATGTCAATTGCTATTTACATCTAcgttagcagacacttttatccaaactgactgacagtctaagcaattgagggttatgggcctcgctcaagggcccaacagtggcaacctggcagtggtgggattttAAATGAGGGACCTTAtggttactagttcagtaccttaaccactaggctacaactgcctctaTTAAGTTGTTTGGTAGAAGTGTATATGTACAAGGGGTTATACTAGCCATTCCTGGTCCTGGTACCTTTATCTTTTACAAATGTAcccaaattacatttatttcacCAATAGCGGCAACATTCAGTGGCACCAATAAACGTTATGCCATCTAGCTGCCAAATAACATGTGGCATATCGAATCACTAACTGAATAAATATCACTAAAAGATATagcatgaaaacaaaatgcattagaCTTGAGAGGCATGCAACTGTTATAAACTACCCATCTGTAGACAGTTGCTAAATACCTTTACAAACATTTTGATATTCTAATCTCAGGTCtaaatgttcatttaaataaCTTTTAAACCCCCAAAATGTGTTTTCTAATAAGGATTATTAAGATATTAACATAATCAGTGGCCTCTTCTTGTAGTCAAATATACATATTTAGGATGTGGtgtctaaaatgtatatattaaatgttCTGATTACCTTTAAACTAGATAGACTTGACTAGCTAACTGATAATCATTAAGAAAAGGCCATGTTTATAATTCCTCTGACCTCAAATCAAACATTTCTTCcacttttaggaaatataattttttttactgatcTAAGTTGTACAAAAATCAACCAAGACATGATTGTTGttgaacatgattttttttattttatattagagCTATAATGGTATGGTATCTAACCTTTAAGGTTTACAAGATATTTTGTGTTAACCAAAGtctttttattaaatacatgcCCACAGaccttttttttacaattttgaAGTAAATGTTTAGTAGTGTCTCACAGATATGTCAGTGTGTTTTAAGAAACAGTATGACTCACTGCAATCTATACCAATAAACAAAAGTTCTCAGTCTAGCTAAAGACTGCAGTAATATGAAGGCTTTTATTTTTGACAACTGGATTAATAtatttgtttactttaaattgctatTGTTTTACCAAGACAAGAGACTAATAATGGGATAGTTATCTTTAAACCCAGCTGCTATAAGCTGTATACTAAACCACATTTAAAATTTaagataaattaattaatttaaaatgtaacataTTAGTTTACTTGTCTTAACACTATAGAAAGTGATTCACTGTTTGAACTATCCACAGTGCTAACTCACACACAGCCAGTAATACCAATACATAACACCAATACATCAAGCTTAATAAAGTTATTAATACATTGCCATGTTCATGACAGAACACAATATTTTTTCTAGATCAGTGCTCTGTATGAACTGTATATTGCTCATCGACATAcaaggttcttcaaaaagtttctgcactttttttaactctatttatgaataatttcaaaGAATTTTCTAAGAATTAGCCATCAGCgaagatgtttttggttgagcgtgtagccactgatgatgctttcacatcatcatcacatgaaaatcttcttccccctaAAGCTTTTTtcaaaaagatggaaatcagatggagctaactCTGGATAAGctttctctcagtctctcagacagcGGCGCTGTCAGGGGGGGCAGGAGGGGGCACGGCCACCCATATAAAATCACTGGCCCCCTTAGCAGCCCACCCTCGGAGAATTGATTCACATATGCATAATATGCTTCTTTCTGATATATTTCATTAGGTGCTGTCCATTTCAGTcaataatgtatatttttacaatagttcatgtaaaaataaaaatgcaggcaGCCAACCGCCATCGCTGTATCACTCCGAACACCTCCCAAGCCCCCCGCCCGATGCTGCGCGGTGTACTGTGCAGGTGAGTTTGCCTCACAGAGTGCAGCACCTAATCTCGCCGTCTCGTTTTTCTGGTGCAGGATTGTTGTTGTACAGATAATTTGTTATCAACTAGTCTGTATACTACAATAATAGACTTCCTGAAATGTAGTTATGTCTTTTCGTTTTGGTGTGCCACCCCAAGATTTTCAGTGGCCCCATCTGGCCACCCCTTTGAAAAGACACGACCAGTttttactcctcccacccttacCTTtttcaatgaaaatataaaagtgcggaaactttttgaagatcccttgtataatTACGAATAACAATTTCAGTTTATATACAAATATGATGTAATCTGTTCAGCGATTGATTGGCAGCCTGTTTATGACACATTGGCATTGGACCACAACCTAATAATGGAAATGTATGATATATGTATGAATAATGGAGAAGAATGTATGATACCATGGTAAGAAATCATCAAACCTTCCACTCTATAAAAGAGGCATTGCAAAGGGTTGGCAAAATAACAGTGATCTAAACATTATACAGCTAATACTAGAGTTCCAAACtgtaattctttatttaatgcAGACAGTTTCTGTTTAAATACTAGGTTACTTTGTTTAACAGTGGTGGTTAGAGTATGTATTTGAAGGTTTGGGCATACCTTTATTGAAAAGATTTTGGATAGAATAAACCTAGTAGCATTATCTGTCTACAACTAAAAATGCTAACTTCTGACACAAACATGTCTTGGCTGATCGATTACAGTTTGAGTAAGTGAAAAGTTATGTCACTGTGTTGTTTTGCCCACACATTTTGTTAATGTGTTACCTCACTGTTGTTAATATGTGGTTTTCTCTCCCTTAATGTCAGTAGCTACATTCTGTGTGATTCAGAGAATATTACCAGCCATTGACATTtaagttacattcatggcatttagcaatgcttttattatttaaactgaCTTTCAATTGTGATTTTATTcagttgagggttaggggccttgcttagggacccaattgtggcaacttggtggtggtggggcttgaaccagcagccttttaattagtccagtaccttaaccattgagctactGATACTATGCCAATAAAATCCctaacaatacagtacaaatgaaaagaaattataatgagaaaatgaaaaaagaatgtGCTTTTACTGAAGGAAAATTCTAATGACATCACCTATTACTAGATCACTTTTCTGTTTCCAGGGTAAAACCTAAATCGTAATTATTTCACAGTAGGGAAGTCAACATGAAAAGCTCTGCCCGACAATGTGAGCAGAATGCTGATGACTGAGTGGCCTAGCCCTGTCGCATCAAACCAACCATCATTCAACCAACCATATGTGCAAATTGCAGCTGTCAGTCTCCACATGGCCCTGCTCTTACTGCCACTTCTAAACCCCAATGAAGCAAAACTAAAAAGAGAGAGGccaaagagagagacagaacaaAAAGACATTGAGTTAGTCTAAGAAGAGACATGTCACTGGTTGAAATTTGAATGTGGCAGATCGTAATACTAAACATGCTAGATGCAACAGGAAGCCCCAACCTTTTAGAACAATTTGACAATTGCTTATAGCCCCTATTGCACATACACAATTAACCAGATATGTACAATTAACCACCTAGCTTTAGATTGATACTACCAGTAAAAGCACAAAATGATACCACAGTTTACCATTTTGAGACCTAGTAAAACACTATGATGGTTCATGTGTAAGTGAATGCCAGCACATTAGCAGGCAAGATAACTACTAAGTTGAATGATTTTAACATGTACACTGTAAAGAAACACCAAGTCAATGCATTAAAATTAATAGTTCAAATAGGAGAGTTTTTTTGGATATGTATCTGATCTGTATATATAAAGTAATCTAACTGGAGGACGtctgtaattatttaaatactgcTCATAAAATGTAGACTGGAACTTAGCAGTGTCAAAAATAGTATGTACTTTGATAaagatttattaataatgtctagagtttattttttaattataaatttgGCCAGGtaaaaacgaataataactAATAGTACAGTAAGAGATTATAACACAAAGTTACAAAAAGCTATTGTCTTATTACCCACATTGTTAAACTAATCTCAATCAGAAgaaatacttatttatttaaatgaaatcataatgaaatatttatggTTGAATTAGTAAAAAGGAGAGTAAAAGACAAAGTAATCATTTTGAACCCAAATTCCTCCATTTTTTTAATCCACTATATCAGTCGTGTCTATTCAAAGCTTCTCATAGCTGCCATCACACTTAGGATCACACCTAGGATCTAGGAGGGCCCTGGTTGTCACGTGCCCCCTTTGACATACATACAGCTGCCgatcgcttctttttacctgccaagGATGGGGTCTCACAGAGAAAAGGTGTCTTCCAATTCAAACAGAATTGACTGTATTACAGAAACATTCTAGTCCTGAAATCCAATCCAATATGCTTTGTATATCAGTTAGGATCTCAGGTAAATCAGGTAGGATCTAATTTTTAAGATCTATTGTAAAACATTACCTAGCTTTAACTTTGATAAACGTAACTTACAGAAACATCCTAATTCATTAACATTTCATAAATAAAGTGTCCTAATATCACAATAACCTCAATACTGTCCAAAGTTTGGTTTGAGCTTCCATTGTactagtattttattttttttaaaagtgaaTGTTGGCGtctaggtggcgcagtgggatattccgctagcacaccagcgccgagattctgaactcctcggtttgaaatttggcattgccaccggtcagctgggcaccatctagcagtgcctgcagcaggctctaattggctaccgtgtctgctagggcgggatggccggacaatgtgggtgaggtcttcatacgctgtgcaaggaccctgattacatagaggcgcctgtgcagaagcatggGTGAATAAAAAGGGTCCGCTAAGGACTGTTcaggggtcggaggaggcatgagcaggaaATATGccttcctcgaatgcaatcagggatccccagcagcggaagacaaatcgactatgctaaatcgggagaaaatggaagaaaatgcataaataaatagaaaaaagtgaatgttaacTGTGGTTGTTTAGCAGATGTAACAGGTAGCATTGTGTAGCTTAAAGAAGTTAAATGTTATATTGTAAAGGATGAAATTGGTTATGGCCCATCTTTTTTCCAATTAAAGAAAATGGGCCGGCATATGTGTGGGAAAAGGAAATGTTAGCACCCCtagtatactgtatgtaagcGCACAGTTGACAGGCTGCCAGATATAAACCATAAGGATTACCATAGAATCCCTTACTGGCCACTGTCATCATCTATAGAATCTGCATATCAGGTAACAGACTCAATCTTGTTACTCATTAAGTGACATTATCCATAAAAAGAATGTCCCACCTACACCCTAGTTCTCCTGAAAGATATCACTGTATAAACCTGCCTTTATAAACAGGGGGAACTATGAACTGAACTGTGATGATTCAAACCCAAAAGACCATCAAAACACAATCAAAATTTATAATCCATTGAAAACGTTTATTTTAGCACTTTATTAATAGCTAAAATTACCGTTAAATAGACCAAACTGAAAAGCCATATTTGCAGTGAGTTCAGTGTTTATCTGGAGGTGAGCTAAGTGGTGCCACTTGCTTTGTGTTGCCTTGATTGCTTGGTAACAAACATGACAATTGTTGACTTGACGTAAAGTTCATGTGAATGGTTTAAACTTTTTATTAAAACTCCTGAAATAGGATTTGTAAGGCAAGATATTTCTGTAATACACCTcatgatctaaaaaaaaaacttcccaATGACATTCCAAAACTGGTTTCCCAGTGCCCTGTCTCTTCCTGTTAAAGGTGATGGCAGGAATAAAATAAGTTTACAATTCCAACACCTCCTTCTCTGGTCTCAGCTATGAGGTGCTTTTAGCAAAATCAATAATCAAAAAGGTTTACAgtaatattgtactgtgttttgACATTAACTCAAACAGTAGGACAGATGGAGATCCCTTTAAAGTGTCGTGTTGAATGTACAGTATCTGTCTAGTCTGTTGCCTTGTTTCGCAGGAGCAGTTTTACATTCACACCGTGTAGCGCTTGAGTAGAAGAGTAGCCGTTCGCTATATAACCACAGTGAAGCACGGTGTTGCCAAGGACTTAGAAGATTTTTATAAGTGCCTAAAATTGTCTTTTGAATATCCCTTTCACACATCAATTCTGCAATTAAACACATCATTCTAAGCTAATTCCTGCATGCCGGGCCTTGTGGACACTTTTTTCTTTCCAAACGTTTTCTGCACAAGGAACAACTGATTCAAAAGGCTGAAAAAAACTCCAGAATGCTTTTTAAGAAAAAGTAACTGTtggttgtgtttttgtttttgtcagaTTTTGGTGAAAGAAGACCAGATTGAATTGTAGATTTCTTTTCCATTTCTGTTTCCACCTTTCATCTTGCTGTATGATATTTTTTTACCTAGCATATGTTAATTTGTCTTCTTTTCTTAAAAATAACTGATTTTTAAGACCTAACACTGAATACCACTAATGGTACATCACGTTATAAGTGCATGTAGAggagaaaatgaaataaaagaggCATCGACTGGTGCAAATAAATATTCCTGCATTTATCttgtgtttataaatgtaaaaaattgaaatgattatcacagatttttatttgatattaaaataatatttatcacAGTTATTCAGCCAATTTAAAATGAGTCTCATTTAAAAACTGCAACATTTTAAATGGGCTGACTTTTCTTTAATGAGTGGTCAATGAGAATTTTATGTTTCATTGGCTTATATaatctataatatatatatatatatatatatatatatatatatatatatacagtatatatgcagtatatatatatacagtatatatatatttatatatatatatatatatatatatatatatatatatatatatatatatatatatatatataatttgtaaattaaatatataattaaatcttTTAATTAGGTATTTTCCAGAAGGGCTGTGTTTGGCTGGTCATGTGTGCCAAGCAACTGCTAGCAATTAGAGCCATACCAGCAAAATGCATATTGCTTCATAGAACTTTACAGTAAATTCACAGCATTTTgtctttttagtttttgttaaaGAGTACATttattgccgctcaggtggcgcagcggtgaaacacacgctagcacaccggagctgggatctcgaatacattgtatcgaatctcagctgtgccatccggctggactgAGCGgccatgaacaatgattggcctgttgttcatataggggtggggtagtagtaagccagACAGggtctcctcataactgatgcaactacgacctctgctactgattgatggcgcctgcacagggggtGTGGAAggagtgcattgatcagggtgtgtctcttcgtacacagggctgatccgcattggcactcgcctagtgcaggtgaaaaaatgcatacggctgctgcccacgtgttggagggggcgtgggttagctttgttctccttaatcagagcggggatgggcattagtggagaggaagcatgatgcaattgggcaattggatgcactaaaagtcaggagaaaaaggggagaaaatgcatgaacaaaatacaaaagaaaacaaagagtAAATTTATTTCCCAGTGATTCGTTAGTTTAAGGGTGGCTTACAATATTGGAAATAATAGCCCTGTGAACCAAAGCTAGCTATCCTCCAAGACTTGTACTTTTCTTACTGGTGGACAATTTGCCAGTGGACAAACCCAATTCAAATGTTTAGAGGCTAGTCCTACTTCCTCCAATTCCTATAATGTCTTCATTAGATATTTTGATCCAAAACCCAATGCCAACATCGGGGCTGATATTGGCATACAAGTTTAGGATAtgtattagattagatttaacACCTTTAACACTATGATCCTGATAAGTGATgttaaattatatgtatatacataataCCCCTCCAGACTAAATTGGGAAGAACTGCTTGGCTAGTAATAACCTACTTCTTACCTTTACTGTGTATAAAAAGCAGCCatctggtttgtttttgttgttgtaggaTGTACTGGTCCCCACTGAGAAACCCACTCATCCAGCATAGAGCATCGATGTCTTGGCTTTAGCTGTTAGCATCTGCCAGTGAATATTAGGGAATCTGACTGGCTTGCAATATGATATTTACCCAGTCACTCGAAATATAAATGTAGAggattaaaaaatgttttaaagcaaAACCCACTAGGGGCACCACTCAGGGTAAAATCAAAATTATTCATTTGATGTCTCATTTTGTTGCTTTGCATTAATGTAAATTATTCACACATGTACTATCACAGAGTAGCTAAATGGCAATCCAAACCATGTTCtatctttttgtatttataaagcCACCTGGCACATGGTAAAGTGCCATTCTTTGCAGACCTAGTATTTATTGTTATGCTCCAATTTCCATTACCGAACATTTCAAAACGTTCATTCAGTAGCAATACGGGTTCCTCAAATGCAAACTAAAAGATCTTTAATAAAGCATGAATGCAAATGAAGGGCCAGTTGAAACTGAATGAATATGAAGACAATTATATCTCAAATGAGATGAGCCAGAGtagcaatgtttaactaaaagaACCAATATCGCCTGACATGAATACCGCTGTCTGACACAGTCACTGATGGCCTCCTTTCTCCTCTTTTGGatgcataataataaattttcaGCTCAATAATAGATTACACTAAAATGAGATTTCATATAGGATCTATTTTTTAACTCGACACAGCACAATGGCATACCTCATAGTAACAGTctaaaaagaacaaaatataTTCTACAAATATT contains:
- the lrrc3b gene encoding leucine-rich repeat-containing protein 3B; its protein translation is MTPLDLWLSRSIPMCLLLQSLVLMALCFPSASMCPKGCVCQRAEYPPYGLNVTCSQARLKEIPSDLPADTVLLQLDRNHIQAVPERAFQDLRMLRRLNLSHNAVETLGESAFVGLEGSLELLDLSHNRIVSVHKDAFARLKARVLVHDNPWHCDCALQQALGGMAHNHEAAARVLCRSSELRDQEGRPFLAVDADLCNLARRTTDYAMLVTMFGWFAMVISYVVYYVRQNQEDARRHLEYLKSLPSKPRKPDEPEDISTVM